The genome window ACTGGTGACAAAGTACAATCTTTGATGTCAGATGACATTGCTAAAAGTGTAGCTTATGAAACTTTGACAGCACCATTACGGGACGGCAACAAGTACAATCAGGCGTTTTTAGATGCAAGCGATCGCTTAGTCGCCGTCCTATCTGGCGAACCCGATCCAGGACCACCCCAAATTGCTGAAAAAGTACAGGTAGAAGGCACTTTCACAAAAGCAGAAGACACCGACCAAGGTAATGCCACTGCTTGGGTGATCGGGCTTCTCATTGCTGCAACCATTATCCCGATGGCAACATACTACGTTTACCAGATTAATCAGCCATCATCTAATGGGTAATAGGGAGTGGTGAGTGGGGAGTAGTGAGTGGGGGATGAATAAATCTTTTTCATACCCCTATTCCCCATTAGCCATTCCCTACTCCCCAATTAGTCCTGAACATACTCTTGCCCTGTCACCAAAGCAATCTCGGCGCGGATGAATTCCCGACCTAAGTAAGCAGCGTGGTCTAGCTGAGTGACCGGACAGGGTTGAGTTTGCTCAAAGATTCTAACGCAGAGTTCTTTTGCTGTTCTGCCACTGAAGACTATAGTGTGAGTTCGTTCTACTTTTCCCCGTGCGGGAATCACTTGCCCTGTTTCAGGATCGACCGCTAAACCGCGATCGTCAATAACATTTGTATAATGCTTGGCACAAATTAAACCTTCTTCCCGATTCAGGTAAATAATGAAATACCCACTTGGGTCAAGATCGATATGACGCTGAGAAAGCTTTTCATCAATTACCGCTAAATCTGAAACAGTCAAATCCATATTCTCCTTAAAATTAACATTCAAAAATTGGAGTTTTTACCTTTACATAACCTCTTCTTAAGTTTAGATCTTTGCCTGAACTAAG of Scytonema hofmannii PCC 7110 contains these proteins:
- a CDS encoding DUF4346 domain-containing protein is translated as MDLTVSDLAVIDEKLSQRHIDLDPSGYFIIYLNREEGLICAKHYTNVIDDRGLAVDPETGQVIPARGKVERTHTIVFSGRTAKELCVRIFEQTQPCPVTQLDHAAYLGREFIRAEIALVTGQEYVQD